From Myxococcus stipitatus, one genomic window encodes:
- a CDS encoding serine/threonine-protein kinase yields the protein MAHSADLGMLGRYRLRASLARGGMAELFLADLSGPEGFVKPVVIKRMLPQLAAQETYRQMFAQEARLMATFGHGHVVSALDYGVEQGSPYLVLEYVDGADLARVLGEGRVLPPPLVRYVGLCLLRALEHVHGLRDPRGEPLGIVHRDISPANVLLGRTGDVKLADFGIAKGLRTPSHTAPGSTRGRLRYMAPEQVLGGPLDGRADLFSLAVLLYEALVGQGPYSAKTDAQLLLAVRDARLAPPDDLRRAAGGPLAEVLLRALRPHPSERYASAGEMARALAAVDGGNEGEQPWRVAEVVARTLTSEGTTDDGPREAKGRSPFSAVLLEVREDGS from the coding sequence ATGGCGCACTCGGCTGACCTGGGGATGCTCGGCCGCTATCGGCTGCGCGCGAGTCTGGCGCGTGGCGGGATGGCGGAGCTCTTCCTCGCCGACCTGTCCGGGCCCGAGGGCTTCGTGAAGCCCGTGGTCATCAAGCGAATGCTCCCACAGCTCGCGGCCCAGGAGACGTACCGGCAGATGTTCGCCCAGGAGGCCCGGCTCATGGCCACCTTCGGGCACGGGCATGTCGTGTCGGCCCTGGACTACGGCGTGGAACAGGGCAGCCCCTACCTGGTGCTGGAGTACGTCGACGGCGCGGACCTGGCGCGCGTGCTGGGCGAGGGCCGCGTGTTGCCTCCGCCGCTGGTGCGCTACGTGGGGCTGTGCCTGCTGCGCGCCCTGGAGCATGTCCATGGCTTGCGCGACCCTCGCGGGGAGCCGCTCGGCATCGTCCACCGGGACATCAGCCCGGCCAATGTCCTGCTCGGGCGCACCGGGGACGTGAAGCTGGCGGACTTCGGTATCGCCAAGGGGCTGCGGACGCCCTCGCACACCGCGCCGGGCAGCACGCGCGGCAGGCTCCGGTACATGGCCCCCGAGCAGGTGTTGGGCGGACCGCTGGATGGCCGTGCGGACCTCTTCTCGCTCGCCGTGCTCCTCTACGAGGCCCTGGTGGGCCAGGGCCCCTACTCCGCCAAGACGGATGCCCAGTTGCTGCTGGCCGTGCGCGACGCGCGGCTGGCGCCCCCGGACGACCTGCGGCGCGCCGCGGGCGGCCCCCTGGCGGAGGTGCTGCTGCGGGCCCTGCGCCCCCACCCCTCCGAACGCTACGCCTCCGCGGGGGAGATGGCGCGGGCGCTGGCGGCGGTGGACGGAGGGAACGAGGGAGAGCAGCCCTGGCGCGTGGCGGAGGTGGTGGCGCGGACGCTCACCTCGGAGGGCACGACGGACGACGGGCCGCGTGAGGCGAAGGGCCGCAGTCCGTTCTCGGCCGTGCTGCTCGAGGTGCGCGAGGACGGGTCATGA
- a CDS encoding sigma 54-interacting transcriptional regulator gives MSDDTEVISTLDLTGGLSVRRARLQVSSGPDKGAEVSSSAEKLTLGSAQGNDLVLSDPTVSRFHAELVREPGGYRLRDLGSTNGTRVDHVRIADAHVVDGSTLAFGNTSVRFTLVAEQDVVPLHPEPRFGKLVGEGVAMRALFARLARLAVTDATVLIEGESGTGKELVAEALHQQSPRGSGPFVVVDCGSIPPELVESELFGHEKGSFTGAVQERRGAFEAAHGGTLFLDEIGELPLAMQPRLLRALERRQIKRVGADAFRPVDVRFVAATHRDLRAAVNRGEFREDLYFRLAVGMVRVPPLRSHLEDLSLLLRHLWEETFRALGLPARPYVAPGADTLHQLMSLPWRGNVRELRNFVERSVAMSGALDAAFVQGTSSSNTAPGQPSVRVDLSYKDAKEAWLDFFEETYLRQRLTAAGGNVSQMAREAEVDRAHVIKLLRKHAVR, from the coding sequence ATGTCAGACGATACCGAGGTCATCTCCACGCTGGACCTGACGGGTGGACTGTCCGTCCGCAGGGCGCGGCTCCAGGTCTCCTCCGGCCCGGACAAGGGCGCCGAGGTGTCCTCGTCGGCGGAGAAGCTGACGCTCGGCAGCGCCCAGGGGAACGACCTGGTGCTCAGCGACCCCACCGTGTCTCGCTTCCATGCCGAGCTGGTGAGGGAGCCCGGCGGCTATCGGTTGCGGGACCTGGGCAGCACCAATGGCACGCGGGTGGACCACGTCCGCATCGCCGATGCCCACGTGGTGGATGGCTCCACGCTGGCCTTCGGCAACACGTCCGTGCGCTTCACGCTGGTGGCGGAGCAGGACGTGGTGCCGCTGCACCCGGAGCCACGCTTCGGCAAGCTCGTCGGCGAGGGCGTGGCGATGCGAGCCCTGTTCGCGCGGCTGGCGCGGCTGGCCGTCACGGACGCCACCGTCCTCATCGAGGGTGAGAGCGGCACGGGCAAGGAGCTGGTGGCCGAGGCGCTCCACCAGCAGAGCCCGCGCGGCTCCGGCCCCTTCGTGGTGGTGGACTGCGGCTCCATTCCCCCGGAGCTGGTGGAGAGCGAGCTGTTCGGCCACGAGAAGGGCTCCTTCACCGGCGCCGTGCAGGAGCGGCGAGGCGCCTTCGAGGCCGCGCACGGTGGGACGCTCTTCCTCGACGAGATTGGAGAGCTGCCCCTGGCCATGCAGCCCCGCCTGCTGCGCGCGCTGGAGCGACGGCAGATCAAGCGCGTGGGCGCGGATGCCTTCCGGCCCGTGGACGTGCGCTTCGTGGCCGCCACGCACCGGGACTTGCGCGCCGCCGTCAACCGGGGGGAGTTCCGGGAGGACCTCTACTTCCGCCTCGCCGTGGGCATGGTCCGCGTGCCCCCGCTGCGCTCCCACCTGGAGGACCTCTCGCTGCTCTTGCGGCACCTGTGGGAGGAGACCTTCCGCGCGCTCGGGCTGCCCGCGCGGCCCTACGTCGCGCCGGGCGCGGACACGCTGCACCAGCTCATGTCGCTCCCCTGGCGAGGCAACGTGCGCGAGCTGCGCAACTTCGTGGAGCGCAGCGTGGCCATGTCCGGAGCGTTGGACGCGGCGTTCGTCCAGGGTACGTCGTCGTCGAACACCGCGCCGGGCCAACCGTCGGTGCGAGTGGACCTGTCGTACAAGGACGCGAAGGAGGCGTGGCTCGACTTCTTCGAGGAGACCTACCTGCGCCAGCGCCTGACCGCCGCGGGCGGCAACGTGAGCCAGATGGCCCGCGAGGCCGAGGTGGATCGCGCCCACGTCATCAAGCTCTTGCGCAAGCACGCGGTGCGCTGA